A stretch of DNA from Streptomyces rubradiris:
CGTACGAGCCGCGCACCGGCCCGGAGAGAGCGTTTTCTCCCACCCGTCGCCGTGAGCCTCTCCCGATCGGAACGACAGGTTCCGTAACTGTCCGAAACCTTGCCGTCAACCGGAGGTCACCCTATTCTCACGGCGCGGAAAGCGCTTTCCCGCGTTCGGCTCAGCACGGCAGCACCCCCCACACCGCACGAGGAGCACCACCCAGAATTCGAGCCGCGTCCGGCGGCGAACGACCGAGTGGGAGACGACGATGAGACGACCAGTCGCCATGCGACTGTACGCGGCCCTGGCCACGCTGGGTGTGGCCGCCGCGACCGGCATGCTCGTGGCGATGCCCGAGCAGGCGTCGGCCGCCGTCGGAGGCGCCACGGGATACGCGACACAGAACGGCGGCACCACCGGCGGCGCGGGCGGGCAGACCGTGCGGGCCACCACCGGTACCGCGATCCACGCGGCCCTGTGCTCCCGGGCCGACAGCAGCACCCCGATCACCATCCAGGTCGAGGGCACCATCAACCACGCCAACACCAGCAAGGTGTCCGGCAGCAGCTGCAACACCGCCGACGGCGTCATCGAGCTGAAGCAGATCAGCAACGTGACCATCGTCGGGGTCGGCAGCGGGGCCGTCTTCGACCAACTGGGCATCCACATCCGCGAGTCCCGCAACATCGTCATCCAGAACGTGACGGTGAGGAACGTCAAGAAGTCCGGCTCCCCCACGTCCAACGGCGGTGACGCCATCGGCATGGAGAGCGACGTCCGCAACGTCTGGGTCGACCACGCGACGCTGGAGGCCTCAGGCGGGGAGGACGAGGGCTTCGACGGGCTCTTCGACATGAAGGACGGCACCCAGTACGTCACCCTGTCGTACAGCGTGCTGCGCAACTCGGGCCGGGGCGGTCTCATCGGGTCGAGCGAGAGCGACTTGTCGAACAGCTACATCACGTTCCACCACAACCTGTACGAGAACATCGACTCCCGCGCTCCGCTGCTGCGCGGCGGCACGGCCCACATGTACAACAACCACTACGTGCGCCTGAACAAGTCCGGGATCAACTCCCGGGCCGGCGCCCGCGCCAAGGTGGACAACAACTACTTCGAGGACTCCAAGGACGTCCTGGGCACCTTCTACACCGACGAGCTGGGCTACTGGCAGGTCGCCGGCAACACCTTCGACAACGTGACCTGGACCAGCCCCGGCACCGACAACCACCCGGCCGGCCCGGACCCGCAGTCCAACACCACCGTCTCCATTCCGTACGCCTACACGCTCGACGCCGCCGGTTGCGTGCCCAGTGTCGTGGGCCAGACGGCGGGCGCAGGCAAGGGGCTGCGCGTCTCCGACGGCAACTGCACACCGCAGACGCCGACACCGACACCGACACCGACCTCCACGCCCACTCCCACGCCCACCCCCACGCCGACCCCGACGCCCACGCCGACGCAGCCCGGCGGGACGAACCTCAGCATCGGAGCGGGTTCCGACGGCTCCAGCAAGGCCAACGGCACGAGCTACGGCAACGTGCGCGACGGTGACCTGAACACCTACTGGTCGCCGGTGGGCACGACCGGCTCGATCTCCATCAAGTGGGGCTCGCCCACCGCCGTCTCCTCGGTCAACATCCGGGAGACGGCGGGGACCTCGGGCCGCATCGGCTCCTGGCGCGTCCTCAACGGCGACACCGGGGCGGTGCTCGCCTCCGGCAGCGGTGCGGGCGTCATCTCCCTCCCCCGGACGACGCTGTCCAAGGTCACCTTCCAGATCACCGGCGCGAGCGGCACCCCGCAGGTCGCCGAGTTCGAGACGTACGCCGGGTAAAAGCGCACCACCGGGGATCGGGTCGGTGTCCGTGGCCGTGCGTGCCTGCGCCGGACACCGGCCGGCCCCGGAGCGTGGACGGCTCGCCGGGGGGGGGCGGGCCGTGCCTAGGCCGCTCGTCCCGTCAGGCGGCGTACGCCGAGGGTGGTGCCCAGCACGGCGGCGCCGGCGCCGAGGGCGGTGGCCGCGGGGTGCCGGAGCAGGGTCTCCTGCCAGGAGCGGGTGTGCGCGGTGTCGTCGAAGGCGCCGTGCGCGCCCTGGTCGTCGGCCGGGGTGCGGTCGACCGGTTCGAAGAGGTTGTCCAGGTGGGCCGGCGGGACGCTGTCGGTCTGCTGGGACTCGAAGCCGGTGCGGGCCAGATAGCGGTCGAGCGGCGCCGGGAAGAGCCGGTTGGCCCAGATGGTGGCGACGGTGGAGGCGCCGACGTAGTACTGCTTGCGGCGCGGGTGGTCGGCCGCGTACAGCACGCCCCGGGCGGCCACCTCGGGCTGGTAGATCGGCGGGACCGGCATGGGGTGCTTGGCCAGCCGGGAGCGGACCCATTCGAACTGCGGGGTGTTGACGGCGGGCATCTGGGCGACGGTGATGCGCACGTTGCTGCCGCGGTGCAGCAGTTCGGTGCGCACGGAGGAGGTGAAGCCGTTGATGGCGTGCTTGGCGCCGCAGTACGCCGACTGGAGCGGGATGGACCGTTCCCCGAGCGCGGAGCCGACCTGCACGATCGTGCCCCGGTCGCGGGGCAGCATGCGCTTCAGGGCGGTGCGGGTGCCGTTGACGAAGCCGAGGTAGGTGACCTCGGTGACCCGTTTGAACTCCTCGGCGGTGATCTCCTCGAACGGCGCGAACACCGTGGCGAACGCGCAGTTGATCCACACGTCGACCGGCCCGAAAGCCTGCTCCGCGGCGTCGGCCGCCGCCTCCAGCTGCGCCGGGTCGGCCGCGTCGGCGACGTGGACCAGGGGCCGTCCGCCGAGCGCCGCGACCTCGTCGGCCGCCGCGTGGAGACCGCCCTCGCCGCGCGCGACCAGGACGACGTCGGCGCCACGCCGGGCGTACAGGCGGGCGGTGGCGCGGCCGATGCCGGCGCTGGCGCCGGTGATGACGACGGTGGGGGGCATGGTCCTTCTCCTCTTCCAGCACGATGTCCGGCACGGTGTCCGGCGTTTTGTACGGCGTGGTGTACGGCCCGGTGTCCGCGCCTTCCGGCTCACTCCGTCCGGTACGGCGCCGCCCGCTCGCGCGCGAGCGTGAGGCCGAGCCCGGGTGCCCCGTCGGCGCCCGGGGTGACGCTGCCGCCGGCCGGGTCGAGGACGCCGTCGAACAGCAGGTGCTCGATGCGGACGTGGTCGTGGAACCACTCCAGGTGACGGAGGTTGGGCACGGCGGCGGCAGCGTGGGCGTGGGCGTGCGGCGCGCAGTGTCCGGAGATGTCGATCCCGCGCGCCTGGGCGAGCGCGGCGGCGCGCAGCCAGACGGTGATGCCGCCGCACCGGGTGACGTCGGCCTGGAGGCAGTCGACGGCCCCGGCGGCCAGCATGTGCTCGAAGTACGGCAGGGTGTAGCCGTACTCGCCGGCGGCGACGTCGAGCGGGATCCGGCCGCGGATGCCGGCGAGGACGGTGAGGTGGTCGGAGGAGACGGGTTCCTCGAACCAGGTGACGCCCTGGTCGGCGAGCGCCCCCGCGACCCGTACCGCCTGGCCGCCGGTGTAGCCGCCGTTGGCGTCCACGTACAGCTCGGCCGTGTCGCCGACGGTCGCCCGCGCGCGGGCGACGCGTTCCAGGTCGCGGTCCTGCCGGGCGCCCCACGACTCCCCGATCTTGATCTTGACGCGGGGGATGCCCTGGTCCTCGGCCCAGCCGCGCAGCTGGCGTTCCTGCCGACCGGCGTCGTAGGTGGTGAAGCCGCCGCTGCCGTAGACCGGCACATCGGTGCGGGCGGCGCCCAGCAGGTGGACGAGGGGCAGGCCGAGCAGACGGGCCTTGAGGTCCCACAGGGCGATGTCGGCGGCGGCGATCGCCTGGGCGGCGAGGCCGGGCAGTCCGGCGTTGCGCACGGCCCGGCACATCCGCTCGTTGGCACGCGGCACGTCGTACGCGGACAGGCCGGTCACGGTGCCGGCGAGCAGTTCGCGGACGAGGTGGGCGGTGGCGGCGGGTGCGTAGGTGTAGCCGAGCCCGGTGGTGGTGCCGGAGCGGGCGGTGACCAGGACGAGGGTGGTCCTGTCCCAGGCGAGGGTGCCGTCCGCCTCGGGGGCGTCGGTGGGCACGGTGTAGACGGCGGTGTCGACCGCGTCGACGGCCGGCTGGTCGCTCATGCTCACCTCCCGGGCCGGCGCAGCCCGCCCACCGCGGCGGCGGTCCCCGCGGCGAGGGCGGCCACCAGGGCGGCGGTCGCCCAGCCGGCCGTACGGGACGGCTCGGCGGGGCGGACGGCCAGCCGTTCGGGCCGGTCGCTGGGCAGGTTGCCGTCGAGGGCGAACGCGAGGGCCTCGGCGAGGTGCAGCGCGCGGCGGCCGGTCGCGCCCTGTTCGATCTGGGTGCGGCAGCTGAAGCCGTCGGCGATGACCAGGCTGTCCGGGGCGGTGGCGCGTACGGCGGGCAGGACGCCCAGTTCGCCGACGGCCATCGACACCTCGTGGTGGCCGCGTTCGAAGCCGAAGTTGCCGGCCAGGCCGCAGCAGCCCTCGTCGAGCACCTCGGTGTCGAGGTGGGCGCGGCGCATCAGTTCGCGGTCGGCGTCGAACTTCATGACGGCGTGCTGGTGGCAGTGGGTCTGCACGGTGGCCCGCCGGGACAGTCGCGGCGGCTGCCAGTCGTCGGGGGCGTGGTGGACGAGGTGTTCGGCGAAGGTGCGCACCTGTCCGGCCAGCCGCTGGACGTCCTGGTCGCCGGGCATCAGCTCGGGGGCGTCGGCGCGGAAGACGGCCGTGCAGGAGGGCTCCAGGCCGATGACGGGCGTACCGGCCTCCAGGTAAGGCCGCAGCACACCGAGGGTCCGCCGCAACACCTTTTCGGCGGTGACGAGTTGGCCGGTGGAGATCCAGGTCAGTCCGCAGCACACCGGTTCGGTGGGGACGGCGACGCGGAAGCCGGCGTCCTCCAGGACGCGGACGGCGGACCGGGCGATGGCAGGGTGGAAGTAGGTGCTGAAGGTGTCCGGCCACAGCACGACCGTGCGCGGGTCGGCCGGGTCCGGTTCCGGCCGGTCGCGGGACCGCCACCACTGGACGAAGGACTCCTCGGCGAACACCGGTGCCTCGCGGGCCGGGTCGACGCCGGCGAGCCGCTTGCCGAGGCCGGCCAGACCGGGCGCGTGCAGCGCGGAGTTCACCAGCCGGGGCGCGGTGCGGCTGAGCCGGGCCCACAGCGGGAGCCAGCCCATGGAGTAGTGGGCCATGGGGCGTTTGCGGCCCGCGTAGTGGTGGGAGAGGAACTCGGCCTTGAGAGTGGCCATGTCGACGCCGGTCGGGCAGTCGGACTTGCAGCCCTTGCAGGCCAGGCAGAGGTCGAGCGCGTCGTGGACGGCGGTGGAGCGCCAGCCGTCCTCGATCACGGAGTCCGCATGCCCGCCGAGCATCTCGAACAGCAGCCGGGCCCGGCCGCGGGTGGAGTGCTCCTCCTCCATGGTGGCCCGGTAGGAGGGGCACATGACGCCGCCGGTGTGGCCGCGGCAGTTGCCGATGCCGACGCAGCGCATCACCGCGCGCTTGAAGGAGTGTTCGTCCTCGGGGTAGCCGAAGTGGGTGGCCGGGGTGGCGGGCCGCCAGGCGGGGCCGAGCCGCAGCTGACCGTCGACCGGGTTCGGGTGGACGACCTTGCCGGGGTTCATCCGGTTGCCGGGGTCGAAGAGCGCCTTCAGCTCGCCGAACGCGGTCACGAGCCGCTCGCCGAACATCCGGGTGAGCAGTTCGCCCCGGGCCTGGCCGTCCCCGTGTTCGCCGGACAGGGAGCCGCCGTAGGAGGCGACGAGGTCGGCGGCGCGCTCGGTGAACCGCCGGAAGACGGCCACGCCTTCGGCGGTGCGCAGGTCGAAAGGGATACGGGTGTGCACGCAGCCCTGTCCGAAGTGGCCGTACAGGGACGGGTGGCCGTAGTCGAACTCGGCGAACAGGCCCTTCAGGTCACGCAGGTAGTCGCCGAGCCGTTCGGGCGGTACCGCGGAGTCCTCCCAGCCCTCCCAGGTCTCCCGGTCGTCCGGCGGGCGGGCGGTCACGCCGAGCCCGGCCTCGCGGGCCTTGAGCATCTTCTGCTCGCGTTCGGGGTCGTCGGAGAAGGCGACGTTCCGGTCCTTCTCGTCGCGGCCGAGGGCGTGCAGCAGCGCGTGCGCCTGCTCGTCGACGTCCTCCTGGCTGTCTCCGCTGTACTGCACCATCAGCCAGCTGTCGCCCTCGGGCAGCACGGCCAGCGAGTCGAGGTAGGCGCCCTCCTCGCGCATCAGCTGGGCCATCCGGTCGTCCAGGGCCTCCAGTTGGGTGGGGTGGCAGTGCTGAAGCAGGCGGGGTACGTCGTCGGCGGCGGCGCAGATGTCGTCGTAGCCGAGGACGAGCAGCGACTGGTACGCCGGCACGGGCACGAGGTCGAGTTCGGCGCGCAGGACGGTCACCAGGGTGCCCTCGCTGCCGACGAGCGCCTTGGCCACGTCGAAGCCGTTCTCGGGCAGCAGGGAGTCCAGGTTGTAGCCGGAGACGCGGCGCGGGATCTTCGGGTAGCCGCGGCGGATGTCGGCGAGGTACTCGGTGGCGACGCGGTCCAGGCCGGCGTAGACCTCGGCGAGCCGGCCGCCGCCGGCGATGATCCGTTCCCGCTCGTCGGGCGGGGTGGGGCCGACCCAGGCGCGCTGCCCGTCGTAGGTGAGGATCTCCAGCCGGCGGACGTTGTCGACGGTCTTGCCGTAGGCCTGGGCGGAGGCGCCGCAGGAGTTGTTGCCGATCATGCCGCCGAGCGCGCAGTGGCTGTGGGTGGAGGGTTTGGGGCCGAACTGGAGCTTGTGGCGGGCGAGTCGCCGGTTGAGTTCGTCCAGGACGATGCCGGGTTCCACCACGCAGGTGCGCCGTTCGGGGTCGACGGAGAGCACGCCGGTGCAGTACTTGCTCCAGTCGATCACCACGGCGGTGTTGGTCGACTGTCCGGCGAGGCTGGTGCCGCCGCCCCGGGAGAGGACGGGGGCGTCGAAGCGCGCGCACACCGACACCGCGCGGGCGCCCGCCTCCACGGTGCGGGGCACGACGACGCCGATCGGGATCTCCCGGTAGTTGGAACCGTCCGTGGCGTAGGCGCCGCGGCTGCCCGCGTCGAAGCGGACTTCGCCGTCCACCTCGGCGTGGAGAGCCGCCTCCAGGCCGGACCTGTCCGCAGGGGTCATGAGCGCTCCTTGGGTTCACCGACGTGCTGGCCTGTCCGAGGCCCGGCGAGTACCCCGGCAAACAGCCAGTCAAAACTGAACAGTCCAAACTGGACAGTCACAGCTGTCGGTCATAGCCTGGCGCGCATGGCCGACATCTCCGACTCCGCCGCCCGCACCGCACGTGATCTGCGCGTGGTGTTCAGCAGGCTGCGGCGCCGCATCCGTGAGGTCGCGCAGGACACCGACCTCAGTCCCTCGCAGGAGTCGGCGCTCACCCTGGTCGGCAAGCACGGCGCGGCCACGGCCAGCGCGCTCGCCGCCGCCGAGGGGGTGCGCCCGCAGTCCATGGCCGTCACGCTGGCCGCGCTGGAGCGGCACGGGCTGATCCGCCGGGCCCCCGACCCCGACGACGGCCGCCGCCAGCTGGTCACCCTGACCGACAGCGGACGGGCCCGCGTCGAAGGCAACCGGCAGGCGCGCGAGGAGTGGCTGGCCCGTGCCTTCGAGGACCGCTACACCGAGGAGGAACGGCGGACAGTCCTCGCGGCGCTGGAACTGCTGGAGCGGCTGTCCGCGCCGTGACCGCGCGGCGTACGGCACGGACCGGCCACGCGGTCGGGTCACGCACCGCCCCGGTCACGATGCCCCTCCTCCCCTCCCTCCTCTCCGACCGTTCCCTCGGCCGGATCACCCCCGAGACACCCGAAAGGTCCGACCGACCCATGTCACTCACCACGCTCGACCCCCGTACCGCCCTCGTCGCGATCGACCTGCAGAACGGCATCGTGGCCATGCCCACGCAGCCCCGCCCGGGCCCGGAGGTCGTCTCCCGCACCGCGGAACTCGCCGACGCCTTCCGCTCGCACGGACTGCCCGTGGTCCTGGTCCGGGTCTCCTTCGCCGCCGACGGGGCGGACGCGGTGCCCGGCCGCACCGAACGCCAGGCGCGCGGGCTCGCCTTCCCGGAGGGGTGGGACGTCATCGTGGACGAGCTGTCCGGCCACCCCGGCGACATCCGTGTCACCAAGCACAACTGGAGCGCCTTCCACGGCACCGACCTGGACGTCCAGCTGCGCCGCCGGGGCATCACGCAGATCGTGCTGACCGGCATCGCGACCAGCATCGGCGTGGAGTCCACCGCGCGCGACGCCTACGCGCACGGCTACCACGTCACCCTCGCCACGGACGCCATGGCCGACGCCGACGCCGAGGCACACGCCAACAGCGTGGAGCGGATCTTCCCGCGGCTCGGTGAGACCGGCACGACCGCCGAGATCGTGGAGCTCCTGGCCAAGACCCGCGGCTGATCGGCTGACGTCCGGCCGGTCACGGGGCCCGTTCGGGGGGAGCCGACCCCGCGGCCGCCTCCGCCGGTCCGCCACCCGCAGCGCGATGCGCTCGGGGGCGAGACCGGCTGGGCCCAGGCCCGCCGCGTCGGTCTTTCGGGCTCCTGCGGGGGCAACTCTCCGGGGCGGCCTTCCCCGGCCGCTTCCGGGAGCCGCGCGCGCTCAGGGGCCGTCCGTCTTCGCCGCGCACGATGGTGGCCTCAGGTCCGGCCGCCCCCGCCGCCGCCGAAGGATCCGCTCGACCCCGGCGTCCAGCGCGGACGGCTCTGGTCGGCGGCGCGCTTGGTGCCGACGTTGCCGAGCTGGTGCGGGGTGAGGCGTTCGCTCTCGTCGGCGGCCCGGGGCACCTCGTCGGGCTCCCGGACCTCGCGGGTCTCGTGCACCGGCCCGCCCGGCGGCATCTTGGGCTGCTCGTCCGGGCGCGGCGGCGCGGGCTCCCGCTCACGCACCTTGGCACCCAGCCGGAACGCCCAGATGATTCCCGCGACGAGGGCCACTCCGGCGATCAGGATCAGGACGTACCCGAAGGTCTGCGCGCCCGTGGCCGCTTGGTACATGGCAGTGTTCATGGACGCCGGGTACCCGGGGCCGGTCGGCGGATGCCTGGTCCGGCGGCCCTACGGGGCTCCGTCCTGCTCGCCGGCCGCCGCGCGTTCCACCTCCGCCTCGACCTCGGCCCGGGGCCGTCCCGTGTCCCGGGCGTACTCGCTCACCGCCGTCTGCACATCGCGGGCGAGGTCGCGCCAGGCCCGCAGGGCGGTCTCGTAGGTGCCCGCCTGGACGCCGGTCAGCCGCTGCTCGGCCGGCGGGCCGTAGGCCTCCCGCAACTCCTGGACCTGGGCCTGGGCGGCGTCGGCCGCGCGTTGCTTCGCGACCAGTTCTTCGAAGGTGTGCGACACGCCAACCGACCTTAGGCAGCTTCGGCGCTCCCGCCCAGAGCGACCTGCCGGAAGTGGCCGCACCCGCACCCGAGTGGCGGGTCGGCCACCGGTCACCGGCTCCGCCCGGCCCCTGTGCGCGGGCTCCTGGGGCGGATCAGGACGTCTCCGGGCCGCCCCGCTCACCCCGGGTCCTTGGTCGGGATGACGAGCAGTTCGGTGACCGAGCCGTCGTCGCCGATGACGTCCCGGACGTGGCGGAA
This window harbors:
- a CDS encoding hydrolase; protein product: MSLTTLDPRTALVAIDLQNGIVAMPTQPRPGPEVVSRTAELADAFRSHGLPVVLVRVSFAADGADAVPGRTERQARGLAFPEGWDVIVDELSGHPGDIRVTKHNWSAFHGTDLDVQLRRRGITQIVLTGIATSIGVESTARDAYAHGYHVTLATDAMADADAEAHANSVERIFPRLGETGTTAEIVELLAKTRG
- a CDS encoding DUF6479 family protein yields the protein MNTAMYQAATGAQTFGYVLILIAGVALVAGIIWAFRLGAKVREREPAPPRPDEQPKMPPGGPVHETREVREPDEVPRAADESERLTPHQLGNVGTKRAADQSRPRWTPGSSGSFGGGGGGRT
- a CDS encoding enolase C-terminal domain-like protein, translating into MSDQPAVDAVDTAVYTVPTDAPEADGTLAWDRTTLVLVTARSGTTTGLGYTYAPAATAHLVRELLAGTVTGLSAYDVPRANERMCRAVRNAGLPGLAAQAIAAADIALWDLKARLLGLPLVHLLGAARTDVPVYGSGGFTTYDAGRQERQLRGWAEDQGIPRVKIKIGESWGARQDRDLERVARARATVGDTAELYVDANGGYTGGQAVRVAGALADQGVTWFEEPVSSDHLTVLAGIRGRIPLDVAAGEYGYTLPYFEHMLAAGAVDCLQADVTRCGGITVWLRAAALAQARGIDISGHCAPHAHAHAAAAVPNLRHLEWFHDHVRIEHLLFDGVLDPAGGSVTPGADGAPGLGLTLARERAAPYRTE
- a CDS encoding MarR family winged helix-turn-helix transcriptional regulator, giving the protein MADISDSAARTARDLRVVFSRLRRRIREVAQDTDLSPSQESALTLVGKHGAATASALAAAEGVRPQSMAVTLAALERHGLIRRAPDPDDGRRQLVTLTDSGRARVEGNRQAREEWLARAFEDRYTEEERRTVLAALELLERLSAP
- a CDS encoding SDR family oxidoreductase yields the protein MPPTVVITGASAGIGRATARLYARRGADVVLVARGEGGLHAAADEVAALGGRPLVHVADAADPAQLEAAADAAEQAFGPVDVWINCAFATVFAPFEEITAEEFKRVTEVTYLGFVNGTRTALKRMLPRDRGTIVQVGSALGERSIPLQSAYCGAKHAINGFTSSVRTELLHRGSNVRITVAQMPAVNTPQFEWVRSRLAKHPMPVPPIYQPEVAARGVLYAADHPRRKQYYVGASTVATIWANRLFPAPLDRYLARTGFESQQTDSVPPAHLDNLFEPVDRTPADDQGAHGAFDDTAHTRSWQETLLRHPAATALGAGAAVLGTTLGVRRLTGRAA
- a CDS encoding polysaccharide lyase family 1 protein; protein product: MRRPVAMRLYAALATLGVAAATGMLVAMPEQASAAVGGATGYATQNGGTTGGAGGQTVRATTGTAIHAALCSRADSSTPITIQVEGTINHANTSKVSGSSCNTADGVIELKQISNVTIVGVGSGAVFDQLGIHIRESRNIVIQNVTVRNVKKSGSPTSNGGDAIGMESDVRNVWVDHATLEASGGEDEGFDGLFDMKDGTQYVTLSYSVLRNSGRGGLIGSSESDLSNSYITFHHNLYENIDSRAPLLRGGTAHMYNNHYVRLNKSGINSRAGARAKVDNNYFEDSKDVLGTFYTDELGYWQVAGNTFDNVTWTSPGTDNHPAGPDPQSNTTVSIPYAYTLDAAGCVPSVVGQTAGAGKGLRVSDGNCTPQTPTPTPTPTSTPTPTPTPTPTPTPTPTQPGGTNLSIGAGSDGSSKANGTSYGNVRDGDLNTYWSPVGTTGSISIKWGSPTAVSSVNIRETAGTSGRIGSWRVLNGDTGAVLASGSGAGVISLPRTTLSKVTFQITGASGTPQVAEFETYAG
- a CDS encoding FAD-binding and (Fe-S)-binding domain-containing protein codes for the protein MTPADRSGLEAALHAEVDGEVRFDAGSRGAYATDGSNYREIPIGVVVPRTVEAGARAVSVCARFDAPVLSRGGGTSLAGQSTNTAVVIDWSKYCTGVLSVDPERRTCVVEPGIVLDELNRRLARHKLQFGPKPSTHSHCALGGMIGNNSCGASAQAYGKTVDNVRRLEILTYDGQRAWVGPTPPDERERIIAGGGRLAEVYAGLDRVATEYLADIRRGYPKIPRRVSGYNLDSLLPENGFDVAKALVGSEGTLVTVLRAELDLVPVPAYQSLLVLGYDDICAAADDVPRLLQHCHPTQLEALDDRMAQLMREEGAYLDSLAVLPEGDSWLMVQYSGDSQEDVDEQAHALLHALGRDEKDRNVAFSDDPEREQKMLKAREAGLGVTARPPDDRETWEGWEDSAVPPERLGDYLRDLKGLFAEFDYGHPSLYGHFGQGCVHTRIPFDLRTAEGVAVFRRFTERAADLVASYGGSLSGEHGDGQARGELLTRMFGERLVTAFGELKALFDPGNRMNPGKVVHPNPVDGQLRLGPAWRPATPATHFGYPEDEHSFKRAVMRCVGIGNCRGHTGGVMCPSYRATMEEEHSTRGRARLLFEMLGGHADSVIEDGWRSTAVHDALDLCLACKGCKSDCPTGVDMATLKAEFLSHHYAGRKRPMAHYSMGWLPLWARLSRTAPRLVNSALHAPGLAGLGKRLAGVDPAREAPVFAEESFVQWWRSRDRPEPDPADPRTVVLWPDTFSTYFHPAIARSAVRVLEDAGFRVAVPTEPVCCGLTWISTGQLVTAEKVLRRTLGVLRPYLEAGTPVIGLEPSCTAVFRADAPELMPGDQDVQRLAGQVRTFAEHLVHHAPDDWQPPRLSRRATVQTHCHQHAVMKFDADRELMRRAHLDTEVLDEGCCGLAGNFGFERGHHEVSMAVGELGVLPAVRATAPDSLVIADGFSCRTQIEQGATGRRALHLAEALAFALDGNLPSDRPERLAVRPAEPSRTAGWATAALVAALAAGTAAAVGGLRRPGR